A part of Oryctolagus cuniculus chromosome 4, mOryCun1.1, whole genome shotgun sequence genomic DNA contains:
- the TSC22D2 gene encoding TSC22 domain family protein 2 isoform X3 produces the protein MSKMPAKKKSCFQITSVTTAQVASSITEDTESLDDPDESRTEDVSSEIFDVSRATDYGPEEVCERSSSEETLNNVGDAETPGTVSPNLLLDGQLAAAAAAPANGGGAVSARSVAGALASTLAATAPASGAPGGPPAAGPSAGPGPAAPAQPPATCSSRFRVIKLDHGSGEPYRRGRWTCMEYYERDSDSSVLTRSGDCIRHSNTFDQTAERDSGLGATGGSVVVVVASMQGAHGPDSGTDSSLSAVSQLPPSEKMSQPTPAQPQSFSVGQPQPPPPVGGAVAQSSAPLPPFAGVAAGPQPMIAAAQPGQPQGIGPSGAPPGPGGQSLPPTNVVAQAQSAVSLPPQPVPAVGATAPQQPQQFAYPQPQIAPGHLLPVQPSGQSEYLQQHVAGLQPPSPAQPSNAGVGASPAAAASFAVGTSQSAASVGAQILGASSQPSEALALGPGPAQGGQAAPCQPAGVPPAALGGVVQPGMGPTGAGQPQSVPPPQMGGSGQLSALPGGPHAVVPGVPNVPAAVPAPSVPSVSTTSVTMPNVPAPLAQSQQLSSHTPVSRSSSIIQHVGLPLAPGTHSAPTSLPQSDLSQFQTQAQPLVGQVDDTRRKSEPLPQPPPSLTADSKPVVKPPVADALANPLQLTPMNSLATSVFSIAIPVDGDEDRNPSTAFYQAFHLNTFQESKSIWDRYQKLLRYQK, from the exons ATGTCCAAGATGCCGGCCAAGAAGAAGAGCTGCTTCCAGATCACCAGTGTCACCACGGCCCAGGTGGCCAGTAGCATCACCGAGGACACCGAGAGCCTGGACGACCCGGACGAGTCGCGCACAGAGGACGTCTCCTCCGAGATATTCGACGTTTCCCGGGCCACAGATTACGGGCCTGAGGAGGTCTGCGAGCGCAGCTCCTCCGAAGAGACCCTCAACAATGTTGGGGATGCCGAGACTCCCGGGACCGTCTCCCCAAACCTCCTCCTGGATGGGCAGCTGGCAGCCGCGGCGGCCGCTCCTGCCAACGGAGGAGGAGCCGTGTCGGCCCGGAGCGTCGCTGGGGCTCTCGCCAGCACCCTGGCGGCGACGGCCCCCGCCTCAGGAGCACCCGGAGGCCCCCCGGCGGCGGGCCCGTCTGCCGGGCCGGGGCCCGCAGCCCCGGCTCAGCCGCCCGCCACTTGCAGTTCCCGATTTCGCGTGATCAAGCTGGACCACGGGAGCGGAGAGCCCTATCGCCGCGGCCGATGGACGTGTATGGAATACTATGAGCGGGATTCCGACAGCAGTGTCCTGACCAGGTCTGGGGATTGCATTAGACACAGCAATACTTTTGATCAAACTGCGGAGCGGGACAGTGGCCTGGGCGCCACCGGAGggtcggtggtggtggtggtggcctcCATGCAGGGGGCGCACGGGCCCGACTCTGGAACTGACAGCTCCTTGTCTGCTGTGTCACAGCTACCCCCGTCGGAGAAAATGAGCCAGCCCACTCCGGCCCAGCCGCAGAGTTTTAGCGTTGGGCagccacagccgccgccgcccgtAGGTGGGGCTGTGGCTCAGAGCTCGGCTCCGCTGCCGCCGTTTGCAGGAGTCGCTGCCGGGCCGCAGCCAATGATAGCAGCCGCgcagccaggccagccccagggaaTCGGGCCCAGCGGCGCCCCTCCGGGGCCGGGTGGGCAGAGTCTGCCGCCAACGAATGTAGTAGCCCAGGCGCAGTCGGCGgtgtctctgcctccccagccGGTCCCGGCGGTCGGCGCTACAGCCCCGCAGCAGCCCCAACAGTTCGCGTACCCCCAGCCTCAGATAGCGCCTGGGCATTTGCTGCCGGTCCAGCCCTCTGGCCAAAGTGAGTACCTGCAACAGCACGTGGCCGGCCTGCAGCCGCCAAGCCCCGCGCAGCCTTCGAACGCCGGCGTGGGAGCGAGCCCCGCCGCGGCGGCCAGCTTTGCCGTGGGCACCAGCCAGAGCGCCGCCTCAGTGGGCGCGCAGATCTTGGGCGCGTCTTCCCAGCCGAGTGAAGCTCTGGCCTTAGGGCCGGGACCTGCGCAGGGCGGGCAGGCAGCGCCTTGTCAGCCGGCCGGAGTGCCCCCGGCTGCTCTGGGAGGCGTGGTGCAACCAGGCATGGGGCCTACAGGGGCTGGGCAGCCCCAGTCCGTGCCTCCGCCGCAGATGGGTGGCAGTGGTCAGCTGTCAGCCCTGCCTGGTGGCCCTCACGCCGTGGTGCCCGGAGTTCCAAACGTGCCTGCAGCCGTGCCCGCCCCAAGCGTGCCTAGTGTGTCTACCACTTCTGTTACTATGCCAAATGTACCCGCGCCTCTGGCCCAGTCGCAGCAGCTGAGCAGCCATACGCCAgtcagcaggagcagcagcataATCCAGCACGTCGGGCTGCCCTTAGCGCCAGGCACACACAGTGCACCAACGAGTCTACCGCAGTCTGACTTAAGCCAGTTTCAGACTCAAGCCCAACCTTTAGTCGGGCAAGTTGACGATACTAGAAGAAAATCAGAACCCCTACCTCAACCACCACCTTCTCTCACTGCTGACAGTAAGCCTGTTGTGAAGCCTCCTGTTGCAGATGCCCTGGCAAACCCCCTTCAGTTAACACCTATGAACAGTCTCGCCACCTCTGTATTCAGCATAGCTATTCCTGTTGATGGTGATGAAGACAG GAATCCTTCAACTGCTTTCTACCAAGCGTTCCATTTGAACACGTTTCAGGAATCAAAGAGCATCTGGGATAG atacCAGAAACTTTTAAGGTATCAGAAATGA